From Candidatus Sphingomonas colombiensis, one genomic window encodes:
- the pstA gene encoding phosphate ABC transporter permease PstA, with the protein MTTISPRARRRLIANAIFVAVCWLTAIIALGALALIGWSLVTKGIGGINGDLFVMSQPAPGSRGGLLNAIVGSVILCGLAMVFAVIVGVLAGTWLSEYGGRTKLGHVVRFLNDVLLSAPSILIGLFVSELLVRHVIGHFSAFAGSVALAILALPIVTRTTEDILLLQPAALREAGMALGATRAFVVRKVVWRSAATGLLTAVLLGFARISGETAPLLFTSLGNQFFSANLFQPIASLPTTIFQFALSAYDDWQRLAWAGALLIAASVLAINIAGRAIIHRKS; encoded by the coding sequence ATGACCACCATTTCCCCGCGCGCGCGCCGTCGCCTGATCGCCAACGCGATCTTCGTGGCGGTGTGCTGGCTGACCGCGATCATCGCGCTGGGCGCGCTGGCGCTGATCGGCTGGTCGCTCGTCACCAAGGGCATCGGCGGGATCAACGGCGACCTGTTCGTCATGTCGCAGCCAGCACCCGGATCACGCGGCGGCCTGCTCAACGCGATCGTCGGTTCGGTGATCCTGTGCGGTCTCGCGATGGTGTTCGCGGTGATCGTGGGGGTGCTCGCCGGCACCTGGCTATCCGAATATGGCGGCCGCACGAAGCTGGGGCATGTCGTGCGTTTCCTCAACGACGTGCTGCTTTCTGCGCCGTCCATCCTGATCGGGCTGTTCGTATCGGAATTGCTGGTGCGCCATGTGATTGGTCACTTTTCCGCCTTCGCCGGCTCGGTCGCGCTGGCGATCCTCGCGCTGCCGATCGTGACGCGCACGACGGAGGATATCCTGCTGCTCCAGCCCGCCGCGTTGCGCGAAGCCGGCATGGCGCTCGGCGCGACGCGCGCCTTTGTCGTGCGCAAGGTGGTGTGGCGCTCCGCCGCGACCGGGTTGCTGACGGCGGTGTTGCTGGGGTTTGCACGCATCTCGGGCGAGACGGCACCGCTGCTGTTCACCTCGCTCGGCAATCAGTTCTTCAGCGCCAATCTGTTTCAGCCGATCGCGAGCCTGCCGACGACGATCTTTCAGTTCGCGCTCAGCGCCTATGACGACTGGCAGCGGCTCGCCTGGGCCGGCGCGCTGCTGATCGCGGCATCGGTTCTCGCCATCAACATCGCCGGGCGCGCGATCATTCACAGGAAATCGTAA
- the pstC gene encoding phosphate ABC transporter permease subunit PstC has protein sequence MSNPAMGGRGRLAEDIFRYLCFAAATLLLAILAGVVISLAIGGWPAFAKFGFGFLTAETWNPVSDVYGAAGPIIGTLITSFLSLAIALPLAIGVAVFLTEFAPQPLARPISVAVELLAGIPSIVYGMWGLFVFAPWFAQTVQQPLAASVTPGSWLDTLTQGVPNGANIFTASIILAIMILPYMAAVFRELLLTVPAQVREAGFGIGCTPLEVTWRICIPYVRTGVLGVIMLGLGRALGETMAVTFIIGNSHGAPKSLFDSGSTIASTIANEFAEASSDMHSAALVALGFVLFLITFGVLALARMLLARTTR, from the coding sequence ATGAGCAATCCCGCGATGGGCGGCCGGGGTCGATTGGCTGAAGACATTTTTCGCTATCTCTGCTTCGCGGCGGCGACATTGCTGCTCGCGATCCTCGCTGGCGTGGTGATCAGCCTCGCGATCGGCGGCTGGCCGGCCTTCGCGAAATTCGGGTTCGGCTTCCTGACGGCGGAGACGTGGAACCCGGTCAGCGACGTTTACGGCGCGGCGGGGCCGATCATCGGCACGCTCATCACCTCCTTCCTGTCGCTCGCCATCGCCTTGCCGCTGGCGATCGGCGTCGCGGTGTTTCTCACCGAATTCGCGCCGCAACCGCTGGCCCGGCCGATCTCGGTCGCGGTCGAGCTGCTCGCGGGCATTCCCTCGATCGTTTACGGCATGTGGGGACTGTTCGTTTTCGCGCCGTGGTTCGCGCAGACGGTGCAACAGCCGCTCGCCGCATCGGTGACGCCGGGTTCGTGGCTCGATACGCTGACGCAGGGCGTGCCGAACGGCGCGAACATCTTCACCGCCTCGATCATCCTCGCGATCATGATCCTGCCCTATATGGCCGCGGTGTTTCGCGAGTTGCTGCTCACCGTGCCCGCGCAGGTGCGCGAGGCCGGGTTCGGCATCGGTTGCACCCCGCTGGAAGTGACCTGGCGGATCTGCATTCCCTATGTCCGCACCGGCGTGCTCGGCGTCATCATGCTCGGGCTCGGACGGGCGCTGGGCGAAACGATGGCGGTGACGTTCATCATCGGCAATTCGCACGGCGCCCCGAAAAGCCTGTTCGATTCCGGTTCGACCATCGCCTCCACCATCGCCAACGAATTCGCGGAGGCGAGCAGCGACATGCACAGCGCCGCGCTGGTGGCGCTGGGCTTCGTACTGTTCCTCATCACCTTCGGCGTTCTCGCGCTCGCGCGGATGCTGCTGGCGAGGACGACGCGATGA
- a CDS encoding alpha/beta hydrolase: MSTRHLVDPEVAALLDLWPTATLTADLLPVARERVIPLPPSEAIGVTLERRTVPGADGAPGIGLHIYRPDGVEGPLPAIYHIHGGGYVLGAAKDLEGVHRPLVKELGCVLVSVDYRLAPETVFPGAIEDCYAGLRWLFAHTAALDIDPARVGVMGESAGGGLAAALALLTRDRGEFSLAFQHLIYPMIDDRTCSAVDPHPYVGEFIWHRANNHFGWSALLGHEPGIAGVSPYAAAARATDLAGLPPAFISTGSLDLFLEEDIEYARRLLRAGVPTELHVFPGGFHGYDIVPSARISAATRSASRDALHRFLHG; this comes from the coding sequence ATGTCGACCCGCCATCTTGTCGATCCGGAAGTCGCGGCGCTGCTCGATCTTTGGCCGACCGCAACGCTCACGGCCGACCTGCTCCCGGTGGCACGAGAGCGCGTGATCCCATTGCCGCCGTCCGAAGCGATCGGGGTGACGCTCGAACGCCGCACCGTGCCGGGGGCGGATGGTGCGCCGGGCATCGGCCTTCATATCTATCGTCCGGACGGGGTGGAGGGGCCGCTCCCTGCCATCTATCATATCCATGGCGGCGGCTATGTGCTGGGCGCGGCGAAGGACCTGGAGGGCGTGCACCGCCCGCTGGTCAAGGAACTGGGATGCGTGCTTGTGTCGGTCGACTATCGGCTGGCGCCCGAAACGGTTTTCCCCGGCGCGATCGAGGATTGCTACGCCGGGCTGCGGTGGCTGTTCGCGCACACGGCGGCGCTCGATATCGATCCGGCGCGGGTGGGCGTGATGGGCGAAAGCGCGGGCGGGGGCCTTGCCGCGGCGCTTGCGTTGCTGACGCGTGACCGTGGTGAGTTTTCGCTCGCCTTTCAGCACCTGATCTATCCGATGATTGACGACCGCACGTGCAGCGCCGTCGATCCGCACCCCTATGTCGGCGAGTTCATCTGGCATCGGGCGAACAATCACTTCGGTTGGTCCGCGCTGCTGGGGCATGAGCCGGGGATAGCGGGCGTGTCGCCCTATGCCGCCGCCGCGCGCGCGACCGATCTGGCGGGGCTGCCGCCCGCGTTCATTTCCACCGGCTCGCTCGATCTCTTTCTCGAGGAGGACATCGAATATGCGCGCCGCTTGCTGCGCGCCGGCGTGCCGACGGAATTGCATGTCTTCCCGGGCGGATTCCACGGTTACGATATCGTGCCATCGGCGCGGATCAGCGCGGCGACCCGCAGCGCCAGCCGCGACGCCTTGCACCGGTTTCTTCACGGCTGA
- a CDS encoding phosphate ABC transporter ATP-binding protein produces MATIEHDTPAALERAIIPPPQDNLILEARNLDFFYGKKQALYGVDLPVERNKITALIGPSGCGKSTLLRTLNRIYDLYPGQHAVGRITLDGQEVLADKASLARLRARDGSATEIPQKQMDLATLRARIGMVFQKPTPFPMSIYENIAFGVRLYKRVRGKEMDEIVERALRRAALWDEVKDKLRESGLGLSGGQQQRLCVARGLAIDPEVLLLDEPASALDPISTAKLEDTLNELVGNVTIVIVTHNLHQAARLAQHTGFMFLGRMIEFGPTEEFFAAPKLKRTRDYVTGRFG; encoded by the coding sequence ATGGCCACGATCGAGCATGACACGCCCGCCGCGCTGGAGCGCGCGATCATCCCGCCGCCGCAGGACAATCTGATCCTAGAGGCCCGGAATCTCGACTTTTTCTACGGCAAGAAGCAGGCGCTCTATGGCGTCGACCTTCCCGTTGAGCGCAACAAGATCACCGCGCTGATCGGGCCGTCCGGTTGCGGCAAATCGACGCTGCTGCGCACATTGAACCGGATATACGATCTCTATCCGGGGCAGCATGCGGTCGGCCGCATCACGCTGGATGGGCAGGAAGTGTTGGCGGACAAGGCCAGCCTCGCCCGCTTGCGCGCGCGTGACGGCAGTGCGACGGAAATCCCGCAAAAGCAGATGGACCTCGCCACGTTGCGGGCGCGGATCGGCATGGTGTTCCAGAAGCCGACGCCGTTTCCGATGTCGATCTACGAAAATATCGCGTTCGGTGTCCGCCTCTACAAACGCGTTCGCGGCAAGGAGATGGACGAGATCGTCGAACGCGCGCTGCGCCGCGCGGCACTATGGGACGAGGTGAAGGACAAATTGCGCGAATCCGGCCTTGGCCTGTCAGGCGGCCAGCAGCAGCGGCTTTGCGTCGCGCGCGGGCTGGCGATCGATCCCGAAGTGCTGCTGCTCGACGAACCCGCGTCTGCGCTTGATCCGATTTCCACGGCGAAGCTGGAAGACACGCTGAACGAGCTGGTCGGCAATGTCACGATCGTCATCGTCACGCACAATCTGCATCAGGCGGCGCGTTTGGCGCAGCACACCGGCTTCATGTTTCTCGGGCGAATGATCGAATTCGGCCCGACCGAGGAATTTTTCGCCGCGCCAAAGCTGAAGCGCACGCGTGATTATGTCACTGGCCGATTTGGGTGA
- a CDS encoding alkaline phosphatase D family protein, translating into MVVHIDRRSLVLGAGLGLGALALPRSGLAQLLGAQGFTHNVASGEPGPDSMLLWTRYVPNAGEGIIRLDAEVALDPDFAKVVARGTVRTGAYRDWTAKVTIDGLSPGTVYWYRFVAPDGGKSPAGRTKTLPQGKVSRFGLAVFSCSNLPNGWFNAYAHAAERNDLDLWLHVGDYFYEYGEPSPRPADLLAGRIVEPDHEILSIADYRLRYACYRADPDLQRLHQMAPMVALWDDHESANDSWEGGAQNHQPATEGDWNARRAAAIQVYREWMPVSDEPWKAYPIGALATLYRTESRLLARTKQADIGAALRDANPDAALKAFRDGEWQDPSATMLGTTQESWLAHAFKANARTTAWQLVGMGTIMGRTVMPRDAAGWLRSGASERKLASFRDNIRAAALGLPMWMDRWDGYPAARARLLRSAQAADADLVMLSGDSHNAWAYALEEGGKPAGVEFAGQAVTSNGMEGEMGVDPAVVARGFVAANPELKWADTSRRGYMMIEVTPSRVTGDWLFMQTIKSRTTALAGTHRMFVERGRRVFSA; encoded by the coding sequence ATGGTTGTGCATATCGATCGCCGTAGCCTTGTGCTTGGCGCTGGGCTCGGGCTGGGCGCGCTGGCGCTTCCCCGGAGCGGGCTGGCGCAATTGCTTGGCGCGCAAGGCTTTACCCATAATGTCGCGAGCGGGGAGCCGGGGCCGGATTCGATGCTGCTGTGGACACGCTATGTCCCGAACGCGGGCGAAGGCATCATCCGGCTGGATGCCGAGGTGGCGCTCGATCCCGATTTCGCGAAGGTGGTGGCGCGCGGCACGGTGCGCACAGGCGCTTATCGTGACTGGACGGCCAAGGTGACGATCGACGGATTGAGCCCCGGCACCGTCTATTGGTATCGGTTCGTCGCTCCCGATGGCGGCAAGTCCCCGGCTGGCCGCACCAAAACGCTGCCGCAGGGCAAGGTTTCGCGTTTCGGACTGGCGGTTTTTTCCTGCTCGAACCTGCCAAACGGCTGGTTCAACGCTTATGCCCATGCGGCCGAGCGCAACGATCTCGATCTGTGGCTGCATGTCGGCGACTATTTCTACGAATATGGCGAGCCTTCGCCCCGGCCGGCGGACCTGCTCGCGGGGCGCATCGTCGAGCCGGATCACGAGATCCTCTCGATCGCCGATTACCGTTTGCGTTATGCCTGCTATCGCGCGGACCCCGATCTTCAGCGGTTGCATCAAATGGCACCGATGGTCGCCTTGTGGGACGATCACGAAAGCGCGAACGATAGTTGGGAGGGTGGGGCGCAGAACCATCAGCCCGCGACCGAAGGCGACTGGAACGCCCGCCGCGCCGCCGCGATACAGGTTTATCGCGAGTGGATGCCGGTGTCGGACGAGCCGTGGAAGGCTTATCCGATCGGCGCGCTCGCGACACTCTATCGCACCGAATCCCGGCTGCTCGCGCGAACGAAGCAGGCAGATATCGGCGCCGCGCTCCGCGACGCCAATCCTGATGCCGCGCTGAAAGCCTTTCGCGACGGCGAGTGGCAGGATCCCTCCGCAACCATGCTCGGAACGACACAGGAGAGCTGGCTCGCCCATGCCTTCAAGGCGAATGCACGCACGACGGCGTGGCAACTCGTCGGGATGGGCACGATCATGGGGCGCACGGTGATGCCGCGCGATGCCGCAGGGTGGCTGCGCAGCGGCGCGTCGGAGCGCAAGCTCGCTAGTTTCCGGGACAATATCCGCGCGGCGGCGCTCGGGCTGCCGATGTGGATGGATCGGTGGGACGGCTATCCCGCCGCGCGCGCGCGGCTGCTGCGATCCGCGCAGGCGGCCGATGCCGATCTCGTCATGCTATCGGGCGACAGCCACAATGCCTGGGCATATGCGCTGGAGGAGGGCGGCAAGCCCGCCGGCGTCGAGTTCGCCGGGCAGGCGGTCACCTCGAACGGGATGGAAGGCGAAATGGGCGTCGATCCGGCGGTTGTCGCGCGCGGCTTCGTCGCCGCCAATCCAGAGCTGAAATGGGCCGATACCAGCCGGCGCGGCTATATGATGATCGAAGTCACCCCGTCCCGCGTCACCGGCGACTGGCTGTTCATGCAGACCATCAAATCCCGCACCACCGCATTGGCGGGAACGCATCGGATGTTCGTCGAACGCGGGAGACGCGTTTTCTCGGCATGA
- the pstS gene encoding phosphate ABC transporter substrate-binding protein PstS, whose translation MRQDLSWSRYVQEIRDRRGGRGRWVAPRSPPISRAQGATFPAPIYARWAELYSQQAGQRINYQAIGSGGGIKQIQASTVDFGASDKPLKPSELSAAGLYQFPTVVGGVVPVVNFNGLRGGRLHLTGQVLGDIFLGKIRRWNDPAIVHLNPELRIPPTAITVVHRSDGSGTSFLFTSYLSMKNPEWAKKVGASDAVQWPTGLGGKGNDGVTAFVKQTAGSIGYVEYAYAKQNHLPYVAVQNKAGKYVAADAANFAAAAAGARWASAPGNYLLLLDQPGAAAWPITGATFILMHRNQTNAANGQAVLKFFDWAYKNGDAEAAKLDFVPLPAAVKAAIRKQWASNITAGGKPVYVPR comes from the coding sequence ATGCGGCAAGATCTCTCATGGAGCAGATATGTTCAGGAAATTCGTGATCGGCGTGGCGGCCGTGGCCGTTGGGTGGCGCCGCGATCGCCGCCGATATCTCGGGCGCAGGGTGCGACCTTTCCGGCGCCGATCTATGCGCGCTGGGCCGAGCTTTACAGCCAGCAGGCCGGTCAGCGCATCAACTATCAGGCGATCGGCTCCGGCGGCGGCATCAAGCAGATTCAGGCCAGCACCGTCGATTTCGGCGCGAGCGACAAGCCGCTCAAGCCGAGCGAATTGAGCGCGGCCGGCCTCTATCAGTTTCCGACAGTGGTCGGCGGCGTGGTGCCGGTGGTCAATTTCAACGGGTTGCGTGGTGGGCGCCTCCATCTCACCGGACAGGTGCTGGGCGACATCTTCCTCGGCAAGATCCGCCGCTGGAACGATCCGGCGATCGTTCATTTGAACCCCGAATTGCGCATCCCCCCCACCGCGATCACGGTCGTGCATCGTTCGGATGGCTCGGGCACGTCGTTCCTGTTCACCTCCTATCTGTCGATGAAGAACCCGGAATGGGCAAAGAAGGTCGGCGCGAGCGATGCGGTGCAATGGCCGACCGGGCTTGGCGGCAAGGGCAATGATGGCGTCACCGCCTTCGTCAAGCAGACGGCCGGCTCGATCGGCTATGTCGAATATGCTTATGCCAAGCAGAACCACCTGCCCTATGTCGCCGTGCAGAATAAGGCCGGGAAATATGTCGCGGCCGATGCGGCCAATTTCGCCGCTGCCGCCGCGGGCGCGCGCTGGGCCAGCGCACCCGGCAATTACCTGCTGTTGCTCGATCAGCCGGGCGCTGCCGCATGGCCGATCACCGGCGCAACCTTCATCCTGATGCACCGCAATCAGACGAATGCGGCCAACGGTCAGGCTGTTCTGAAGTTCTTCGACTGGGCGTATAAGAACGGCGACGCGGAAGCCGCGAAGCTCGATTTCGTGCCGCTGCCGGCCGCGGTGAAAGCCGCGATCCGCAAGCAGTGGGCGAGCAACATCACCGCCGGCGGCAAGCCGGTTTACGTGCCGCGCTGA
- the phoU gene encoding phosphate signaling complex protein PhoU, which yields MVDNSGTGDRHTVAAFDIELTGLRNAVIEMGGMAEFALVNTMRALDEGNSALAQQVIEGDHAIDALESQIDQRVLQTLMRRSPFADDLREVLMAHRVSGYLERVGDYAKGVARRLQLVQTPAERRAAKMLSELGAKSYDMLVGALDAYAARDPEKAKIVYDGDKQIDEEYHRVFMSLLTKMSSDSSVIPTIGQLLLSAKSLERVGDQATNIAELVYLTYTSTKLEPRSTV from the coding sequence ATGGTTGATAACAGTGGAACCGGCGATCGCCACACGGTCGCGGCGTTCGATATCGAGCTTACCGGGTTGCGGAACGCCGTTATCGAAATGGGTGGGATGGCCGAATTCGCGCTCGTCAACACGATGCGCGCGCTGGACGAGGGCAATAGCGCGCTCGCCCAACAGGTGATCGAGGGCGATCACGCGATCGACGCGCTGGAATCGCAAATCGATCAACGCGTCCTGCAAACGCTCATGCGTCGCTCACCCTTCGCGGACGACCTGCGCGAAGTGCTGATGGCGCACCGCGTTTCCGGCTATCTGGAGCGGGTGGGCGATTATGCGAAGGGCGTCGCACGCCGCCTGCAACTCGTGCAAACGCCGGCGGAGCGTCGCGCGGCAAAGATGCTCAGCGAGCTTGGCGCCAAATCCTATGACATGCTGGTCGGCGCGCTTGATGCTTACGCCGCGCGAGACCCAGAAAAAGCCAAGATCGTCTATGATGGCGATAAGCAGATAGACGAGGAATATCACCGCGTATTCATGTCGTTGCTGACCAAAATGTCGAGCGATTCCTCCGTCATTCCGACAATCGGACAGCTTCTGCTTTCGGCAAAAAGCCTGGAGCGCGTGGGCGATCAGGCAACAAACATCGCGGAACTTGTCTATTTGACATATACCTCAACGAAGCTCGAACCCCGCTCGACGGTCTGA
- a CDS encoding alpha/beta fold hydrolase, producing MISVVRTLLVAVAAILMTSPALAASARHGGPGAVTASARLSGAPAGASAYRIHYRSSDPAGKPVVVTGAVIVPSGRAPAGGRNVVVWAHGASGVAESCGLSDKPGFYDQIAGLNALLAAGYVVAAPDYQGLGSAGPHPFLVGVASAHSVIDAVRAARAMPQANAGRRYALFGESLGGYSVLWAAIEAARYAPELQLVGVAAAAPPTDLKANLTGGTNAAVRAFLTAYTASSWEKVYSLPLTTVVKPGTATLIHALARNCVTLDGFKLRTKIGMLRLAMQLRNVDLAASPRWSALMERNSIDPAKLTVPMFIAQGGADAIVAPGVTRNFVAALCRRRAVVQFMSIDGGDHVSVGKRSASAAIPWINDRFAGHQTSGNCAR from the coding sequence ATGATCTCCGTTGTTCGTACGCTCCTTGTCGCGGTCGCGGCGATATTGATGACCTCGCCCGCGCTGGCGGCCAGCGCCCGGCATGGGGGCCCCGGCGCGGTGACGGCGAGCGCGCGCCTGTCCGGCGCGCCGGCTGGCGCCTCCGCCTATCGCATTCACTATCGCTCATCCGATCCGGCCGGAAAGCCGGTGGTCGTGACCGGCGCGGTGATCGTGCCGTCCGGCCGAGCGCCGGCAGGCGGGCGCAATGTCGTCGTCTGGGCACATGGGGCTTCCGGCGTTGCGGAAAGTTGTGGACTGTCCGACAAGCCCGGTTTCTACGATCAGATCGCCGGCCTGAACGCGTTGCTTGCGGCGGGCTATGTTGTCGCGGCGCCCGATTATCAGGGGCTCGGCAGCGCCGGGCCTCATCCCTTCCTTGTCGGCGTGGCGAGCGCGCACAGCGTCATCGATGCAGTCCGCGCCGCGCGAGCCATGCCGCAGGCCAATGCGGGCCGGCGTTATGCCCTGTTTGGCGAATCCCTCGGCGGTTATTCGGTCCTATGGGCGGCAATCGAGGCGGCGCGTTACGCGCCCGAATTGCAACTGGTCGGCGTCGCAGCCGCTGCCCCGCCGACGGATCTGAAGGCCAATCTCACCGGGGGCACCAACGCCGCCGTGCGCGCATTCCTCACCGCTTATACCGCCAGCAGTTGGGAGAAGGTCTATTCGCTGCCGCTGACCACCGTCGTCAAGCCGGGGACGGCAACGCTGATTCACGCCCTTGCGCGGAATTGCGTCACGCTGGACGGATTCAAGCTCCGGACGAAGATCGGCATGCTGCGGCTCGCGATGCAGCTCAGGAATGTCGATCTCGCGGCATCGCCCCGGTGGAGCGCGCTGATGGAGCGAAACTCGATCGATCCCGCGAAACTGACCGTTCCCATGTTCATTGCCCAGGGTGGCGCAGATGCGATCGTCGCGCCGGGGGTGACCAGGAATTTCGTCGCGGCGTTATGCCGCCGCCGGGCTGTGGTGCAATTCATGTCCATCGACGGCGGCGATCACGTCAGCGTGGGCAAACGCTCCGCCAGCGCCGCAATCCCCTGGATCAATGATCGCTTCGCCGGTCATCAAACCTCGGGCAATTGCGCGCGCTGA